The following are encoded together in the Primulina tabacum isolate GXHZ01 chromosome 18, ASM2559414v2, whole genome shotgun sequence genome:
- the LOC142532348 gene encoding protein FAR1-RELATED SEQUENCE 5-like: MGMEGGVTGWESGLTRFNESATAFRYCPRALRPFKILGLPPFCLKLFTVALNTHHPPGKATVAAITSPSRALESLEKSICANATAEAAQSFQKVLYLTMEDYNPTEELGGEYIEGVELDHISQKQCGVSDLSMPENVEVLTEISVVDILENKLAVGSIVNSVEEAYLLYCQYAHAKGFSVRKGDQRCFPKTTELQSKEFNCSCEGLKDEKCSSKRIPVYQKLITRTKCKAKLKITREKRGEWRVSRFLEEHNHEMFALDQTHLLRSARNLSHAKKSTLEAMVNAGIFVSNAVSFMENEACGPQNLGFIKKDAYDHMSRLKKHTKVENGDATALIQYFIEKANKENYFYWNVQLDDDDRVMNFFFRDYKCAVDYEYFGDVLSVDTTYRSNKYNLICSPFIGINHHMQNVLFGLAFMSDETEASFEWLFTTFLDAMYGKTT; encoded by the exons ATGGGAATGGAAGGCGGAGTCACGGGATGGGAAAGTGGACTCACGAGATTCAATGAATCCGCGACA GCTTTTAGATATTGCCCTCGAGCTCTACGTCCGTTCAAAATTTTGGGACTCCCACCATTTTGCTTAAAACTTTTCACGGTAGCTCTCAACACCCACCACCCACCGGGGAAGGCCACCGTTGCGGCCATCACATCTCCGTCACGAGCCCTTGAGTCCTTGGAGAAGTCTATTTGCGCAAATGCAACTGCAGAAGCTGCCCAGAGCTTTCAGAAG GTTTTATACTTGACAATGGAAGATTACAACCCAACTGAAGAGTTGGGGGGAGAATACATTGAAGGAGTAGAACTGGATCACATTTCACAAAAGCAATGTGGAGTTTCTGATTTATCTATGCCAGAAAACGTTGAGGTACTAACTGAAATCTCTGTTGTCGATATTTTGGAGAACaaactagcagtgggttcaaTTGTGAATAGTGTTGAAGAGGCATATTTGTTGTATTGTCAGTACGCGCATGCCAAGGGATTTAGTGTGAGAAAGGGTGATCAACGTTGTTTTCCCAAAACTACTGAACTTCAATCAAAGGAATTTAATTGCTCATGTGAAGGTTTGAAAGATGAAAAATGTTCTAGTAAAAGGATTCCAGtttatcaaaagttgataacTAGAACTAAATGTAAAGCCAAATTGAAAATTACAAGGGAAAAAAGGGGTGAATGGCGGGTGAGTAGATTTTTGGAGGAGCATAATCATGAGATGTTTGCACTTGATCAAACTCACCTGTTAAGATCGGCACGCAATTTATCACATGCAAAAAAATCCACTCTAGAAGCTATGGTGAATGCTGGAATATTTGTCTCTAATGCAGTTTCTTTTATGGAAAATGAAGCATGTGGGCCACAAAATTTAGGTTTTATTAAAAAAGATGCATATGACCATATGAGTCGGCTAAAAAAGCATACCAAAGTTGAGAATGGAGATGCAACTGCACTTATCCAATATTTTATTGAGAAGGCGAACAAAGAGAATTACTTTTACTGGAATGTGCAATTGGATGATGACGATAGAGTGATGAATTTTTTCTTTAGGGACTACAAATGTGCAGTGGATTATGAATATTTTGGTGATGTGCTGTCGGTTGACACAACATATAGATCAAACAAATACAATTTGATTTGTTCTCCATTTATTGGTATAAATCACCATATGCAAAATGTGTTGTTTGGTTTGGCTTTTATGTCAGATGAGACCGAAGCTTCTTTTGAGTGGTTGTTTACAACATTTCTTGATGCTATGTATGGAAAAACAACCTGA
- the LOC142533091 gene encoding uncharacterized protein LOC142533091 isoform X1: MVFVNQIMRSMYDLTQLSKSHEDARKSLYKLVDTATCEISNLVQNLSVDDETPCDDIPSDGHIDEVFIRNPLTGKAKRVTNANITRHWDNKSKKGNRKGKEKAEIPSEKGGKIKGQSSQDDTTAREINNILSQQHLNLTFSQNPFLPPQHFLQYSNQMEGNTNFYTSGEMNLFPYQFQGPHSSQVRNKVLGVIIRKPAEGQRRMNELWMPSFQS, from the exons ATGGTGTTTGTGAACCAAATAATGAGATCGATGTATGATCTAACTCAATTGAGCAAATCTCATGAGGATGCGAGAAAAAGTTTGTATAAGTTGGTTGATACAGCAACATGTGAAATATCCAACCTTGTCCAAAATTTGAGTGTAGATGATGAGACGCCGTGTGATGATATTCCAAGTGACGGTCACATTGATGAAGTATTCATACGTAACCCACTTACTGGTAAAGCAAAAAGAGTTacaaatgcaaatattacacgACATTGGGATAATAAGAGCAAAAAAGGAAatagaaaaggaaaagaaaaagctGAAATTCCAA GTGAAAAAGGAGGCAAAATAAAGGGACAAAGTTCACAAGATGACACCACCGCACGGGAAATAAACAACATACTATCCCAACAACACTTAAATTTAACATTCTCGCAGAATCCATTTTTACCTCCTCAACATTTTTTACAGTACTCAAATCAAATG GAAGGTAATACAAATTTTTATACAAGTGGTGAAATGAATTTATTCCCTTATCAGTTTCAGGGTCCTCATTCATCACAAGTAAGGAATAAGGTCCTTGGCGTG ATTATTCGGAAACCAGCGGAGGGCCAGCGGAGGATGAATGAGCTCTGGATGCCTTCATTTCAATCGTGA
- the LOC142533091 gene encoding uncharacterized protein LOC142533091 isoform X2, whose product MVFVNQIMRSMYDLTQLSKSHEDARKSLYKLVDTATCEISNLVQNLSVDDETPCDDIPSDGHIDEVFIRNPLTGKAKRVTNANITRHWDNKSKKGNRKGKEKAEIPSEKGGKIKGQSSQDDTTAREINNILSQQHLNLTFSQNPFLPPQHFLQYSNQMEGNTNFYTSGEMNLFPYQFQGPHSSQVRNKIIRKPAEGQRRMNELWMPSFQS is encoded by the exons ATGGTGTTTGTGAACCAAATAATGAGATCGATGTATGATCTAACTCAATTGAGCAAATCTCATGAGGATGCGAGAAAAAGTTTGTATAAGTTGGTTGATACAGCAACATGTGAAATATCCAACCTTGTCCAAAATTTGAGTGTAGATGATGAGACGCCGTGTGATGATATTCCAAGTGACGGTCACATTGATGAAGTATTCATACGTAACCCACTTACTGGTAAAGCAAAAAGAGTTacaaatgcaaatattacacgACATTGGGATAATAAGAGCAAAAAAGGAAatagaaaaggaaaagaaaaagctGAAATTCCAA GTGAAAAAGGAGGCAAAATAAAGGGACAAAGTTCACAAGATGACACCACCGCACGGGAAATAAACAACATACTATCCCAACAACACTTAAATTTAACATTCTCGCAGAATCCATTTTTACCTCCTCAACATTTTTTACAGTACTCAAATCAAATG GAAGGTAATACAAATTTTTATACAAGTGGTGAAATGAATTTATTCCCTTATCAGTTTCAGGGTCCTCATTCATCACAAGTAAGGAATAAG ATTATTCGGAAACCAGCGGAGGGCCAGCGGAGGATGAATGAGCTCTGGATGCCTTCATTTCAATCGTGA
- the LOC142533091 gene encoding uncharacterized protein LOC142533091 isoform X4, with translation MVFVNQIMRSMYDLTQLSKSHEDARKSLYKLVDTATCEISNLVQNLSVDDETPCDDIPSDGHIDEVFIRNPLTGKAKRVTNANITRHWDNKSKKGNRKGKEKAEIPSEKGGKIKGQSSQDDTTAREINNILSQQHLNLTFSQNPFLPPQHFLQYSNQMEGNTNFYTSGEMNLFPYQFQGPHSSQVRNKRRASGG, from the exons ATGGTGTTTGTGAACCAAATAATGAGATCGATGTATGATCTAACTCAATTGAGCAAATCTCATGAGGATGCGAGAAAAAGTTTGTATAAGTTGGTTGATACAGCAACATGTGAAATATCCAACCTTGTCCAAAATTTGAGTGTAGATGATGAGACGCCGTGTGATGATATTCCAAGTGACGGTCACATTGATGAAGTATTCATACGTAACCCACTTACTGGTAAAGCAAAAAGAGTTacaaatgcaaatattacacgACATTGGGATAATAAGAGCAAAAAAGGAAatagaaaaggaaaagaaaaagctGAAATTCCAA GTGAAAAAGGAGGCAAAATAAAGGGACAAAGTTCACAAGATGACACCACCGCACGGGAAATAAACAACATACTATCCCAACAACACTTAAATTTAACATTCTCGCAGAATCCATTTTTACCTCCTCAACATTTTTTACAGTACTCAAATCAAATG GAAGGTAATACAAATTTTTATACAAGTGGTGAAATGAATTTATTCCCTTATCAGTTTCAGGGTCCTCATTCATCACAAGTAAGGAATAAG CGGAGGGCCAGCGGAGGATGA
- the LOC142533091 gene encoding uncharacterized protein LOC142533091 isoform X3 has product MVFVNQIMRSMYDLTQLSKSHEDARKSLYKLVDTATCEISNLVQNLSVDDETPCDDIPSDGHIDEVFIRNPLTGKAKRVTNANITRHWDNKSKKGNRKGKEKAEIPSEKGGKIKGQSSQDDTTAREINNILSQQHLNLTFSQNPFLPPQHFLQYSNQMEGNTNFYTSGEMNLFPYQFQGPHSSQIIRKPAEGQRRMNELWMPSFQS; this is encoded by the exons ATGGTGTTTGTGAACCAAATAATGAGATCGATGTATGATCTAACTCAATTGAGCAAATCTCATGAGGATGCGAGAAAAAGTTTGTATAAGTTGGTTGATACAGCAACATGTGAAATATCCAACCTTGTCCAAAATTTGAGTGTAGATGATGAGACGCCGTGTGATGATATTCCAAGTGACGGTCACATTGATGAAGTATTCATACGTAACCCACTTACTGGTAAAGCAAAAAGAGTTacaaatgcaaatattacacgACATTGGGATAATAAGAGCAAAAAAGGAAatagaaaaggaaaagaaaaagctGAAATTCCAA GTGAAAAAGGAGGCAAAATAAAGGGACAAAGTTCACAAGATGACACCACCGCACGGGAAATAAACAACATACTATCCCAACAACACTTAAATTTAACATTCTCGCAGAATCCATTTTTACCTCCTCAACATTTTTTACAGTACTCAAATCAAATG GAAGGTAATACAAATTTTTATACAAGTGGTGAAATGAATTTATTCCCTTATCAGTTTCAGGGTCCTCATTCATCACAA ATTATTCGGAAACCAGCGGAGGGCCAGCGGAGGATGAATGAGCTCTGGATGCCTTCATTTCAATCGTGA